Proteins encoded within one genomic window of Panicum virgatum strain AP13 chromosome 1N, P.virgatum_v5, whole genome shotgun sequence:
- the LOC120654537 gene encoding protein SENSITIVE TO UV 2-like isoform X3 produces the protein MDIDQSFHAPANGALHADGPSWASSRRTDKTNGKDNDANSLQVDLYLKRGDQTYLTEAMELRRRTMIDKGISTSGVLSLEENTHFEPRSIMCKEIKEIGVQTDSTSESGHLECKKISAERISSNLRAIWGMATNSLSRRNLISKIIVSCSEEILSLLQCTRLTDNCQTSSEASSSMNEAISQVYDMFVKAFLEALLNLCAFDNAAIVSRTLRILLSILQHLLNYGTKTSERTNVSVEPYVNIHMEDNHKDSSALLSPLDAENLLRQHNMSLPFAFWSSVFTVMLQIVVKYSEETIRTDALSVMILILRTTDPKEERHRFGFTSIMTRLHLLLQKENGLLVKKHSVRLLFLLLNCPVMLKLLCSGGKDGSEQMESEGCGNDGLKLLCSGGKDGSKQMESEGCENDRSQVISSVLVDLSECLSCEATCSLEIELCRLVIVLLAYIASSGKLGYEVLLGPVSARGASFLELVMQVLASQMQYETQELQRERCLLMREALILLNRLASHANFSKPTLEVLTSSKLCATLTIDVANRLPQTRMANDLAELAQKFRSRVYAFLEEKPLAIDCPNPGGTKFIS, from the exons ATGGATATTGATCAGTCCTTTCATGCCCCTGCAAATGGGGCTTTGCATGCTGATGGTCCTTCTTGGGCATCCTCCAGGCGAACAGACAAGACAAATGGCAAAGATAATGATGCCAATTCCTTGCAAGTTGATCTGTATTTGAAGCGCGGGGATCAAACTTATTTAACTGAGGCCATGGAACTGAGGCGACGCACCATGATCGATAAGG GGATAAGTACATCTGGAGTATTGTCACTGGAG GAAAATACCCATTTTGAACCAAGAAGCATTATGTGCAAGGAAATTAAGGAGATAGGAGTCCAGACAGATAGTACATCTGAAAGTGGACATCTTGAGTGCAAGAAAATATCGGCTGAGCGTATCTCTAGCAATCTACGTGCAATCTGGGGCATGGCAACTAACAGTTTATCAAGGAGGAATCTGATATCAAAGATCATTGTTTCTTGTTCCGAAGAAATTTTGTCACTTCTCCAATGTACCAGATTGACGGACAACTGTCAAACTTCTTCTGAAGCAAGCTCCTCCATGAATGAAGCTATTTCCCAAGTATATGACATGTTTGTTAAG GCTTTCCTTGAAGCATTGCTAAATCTCTGTGCTTTTGATAAT GCTGCTATAGTCAGTAGAACTTTGAGGATATTGCTCAGTATATTGCAACACTTGCTGAATTATGGAACCAAGACTAGTGAAAG GACCAATGTTTCTGTTGAACCATATGTTAACATACACATGGAGGACAATCACAAAGACAGTTCTGCTTTGCTGAGCCCTCTGGATGCAGAAAATCTATTGAGACAGCATAATATGTCTCTTCCTTTTGCTTTCTGGAGTTCAGTCTTCACTGTAATGCTTCAAATTGTGGTCAAGTACTCAGAAGAAACAATTCGAACTGATGCATTGTCCGTAATGATTCTCATTTTAAGAACAACAGATCCCAAAGAGGAACGCCACAG ATTTGGATTTACTTCTATAATGACAAGATTGCATCTGCTATTGCAGAAAGAAAACGGATTGCTTGTAAAGAAGCATTCTGTGCGTCTACTTTTCTTGCTTTTGAATT GCCCAGTGATGTTGAAGTTGCTGTGTAGTGGAGGCAAAGATGGCTCTGAACAGATGGAATCAGAAGGATGTGGAAATGATGGGTTGAAATTGCTGTGTAGTGGAGGCAAAGATGGTTCTAAACAGATGGAGTCAGAAGGGTGTGAAAATGATAGATCACAAGTCATAAGCTCAGTTCTAGTGGATTTGTCTGAGTGTTTGTCATGTGAGGCAACTTGTTCTCTG GAAATTGAGCTTTGCCGGCTTGTTATCGTTCTGTTAGCGTATATAGCTTCCAGCGGCAAATTGGGATATGAAGTGCTTTTAGGTCCTGTGAGTGCCCGTGGTGCCAGTTTCTTGGAGCTGGTAATGCAAGTCCTTGCATCGCAAATGCAATATGAAACACAGGAGTTGCAGAGAGAAAG ATGTCTGCTGATGAGAGAGGCTCTTATCCTTCTGAACCGTCTGGCATCCCATGCAAACTTTTCAAAACCAACTTTGGAGGTGCTGACGAGCAGTAAGCTTTGTGCAACCTTGACAATTGATGTCGCGAACCGCTTACCCCAGACCCGGATGGCAAATGACCTTGCTGAGCTGGCCCAGAAGTTCAGGTCGCGAGTGTATGCTTTCCTGGAAGAGAAACCCTTGGCAATTGATTGTCCCAATCCAGGAGGAACGAAATTCATCAGTTGA